ACCGGTAGTGTTATCTGTATTTCCAAGACCATAATTCAGGAAGTTATCGTTTGCAATCCTTACTCCGTCACTGATATTGAAACCGATGAGATTGGCTTCCACAGCGGCATTGCCGCCGCTACCATTTGTACCAACCCGGTTATTCTGGCAGTTCACCAGGAGAATACCCTGCTCTGCATTGGGGGCAGCAGCATTGTTGATGTCCAGGCCAACTCTATTCCCTGCAATCACATTGCCATTACTGAGCCAGTTCAGGATACCTCTTCCGGTATTGTTGCCGATGATATTTCCTTCCAGTGCATCACTAACGCCGTTTCCATTTGTTCCTACCACATTATTATTTGCAGAAACGGTCAGGAGGATCCCATTGCGTGCATTTCCAAATGAACCAGCGGTGCCATTTCTCGTAACACCTATATAGTTTCCTGCAATAATTGAATTCTGTGTATTCCAGAAGATGACGCCATCACCTTCACTGTTTCCGGTTGCAGCGGAGATCAGGTTGCCTTCATTGGCATCATTCGTATTATCACCATTCGTTCCCACAACAACCCCTGTGGTACCTGGGCCACTCAGCGCACCATTGAGGTCTACTGCAACACCAGCACCGGTATTTCCATTTGCAACCAGACCGGTGGCATCAGTACCAATGAAGTTTCCCCAGATGAATGCATTGTTGGCGCCTTGCTGAACAAAGATACCCGAACGTGTTGCGCGCGAAATTGCCAGACCGGATATGCTTACATTCTGTGAAGCGATAGTAAAAATATTATTGCTGCCGCCCATGGCATTTCCATCCACCTGCACCAGGATGGTGCGAGCGGAAATACTGCCCTGTGCAGCTCCCGGCTGCGAGTAGCCTTCAATGGAAAGCTCGCCTGTAATAGCGGGAAGCGGACTTGTAAGACTGATCACCAGCGAACCTGCAGGCAGGTTGAACCGGATGATATCCGCCCCTGGATTTGTATTGGCATCTATAATGGCCTGCGCCAATGAGCCAGCACCAGACGATGCATTGGAATTTACTATGAACGTTGCTGAATATGCCGTTGTAGACAGGCAAACTGGTACAATAAGATTGCATGCAATCCTTGTAAGGGTCTTGTAGAGATTTGACATAAATATCCTTTAGGTGATCAGAGACAGAGTTCAATAAGCTGAGAGGAGGAAAATGGACTTTGAGGTCTCTTAATAGGAAGTGGAAGTATGTAAAGAAATCTACGTTGCTAATATAGAAATAGTTTGTCAAAAGTCAAGGGAAATTCTAAAACAGTTTGGGTACATTTTTTTCGAATTCCAGAAAATAGACAGACAACTAAAAGTACTCATTCACCAGTTGAGGATTCCTGCAGTTGCAGGAAAGCATCACCCAGGAAAGCGGTGATATCCGACGCAATCAATGCCTGTTCGGAAATTGCTGCGGCAGCGAGATCGCCTGCCAGACCATGGAGGAAAACACCGGCGATGGCTGCCTGTTCGGGAATATATCCCTGCGCTGCCAGCCCGGTGATGATGCCTGTAAGTACATCGCCACTGCCACCTGTTGCCATCCCGGGATTACCGGTACTGTTGAACCAGGCCATACCACCAGGTGTTGCCACCAAAGAATAAGCGCCCTTGAGTACAATGGTGATGCCGAGTTCTTTTGACCTTTCCCTTGCCATCTCCATTCTTTCAAAATCGCCGGATACGGCGCCGAAAAGTCTTTCCAGTTCTTTTACATGCGGAGTGATCACTGTTCTGCGGGGCAACTCTTCCATCAATGCTTTGTTACCGGATAAAACATTCAGCGCATCTGCATCCAGCACAAGCGTGGCATTGCTTTGCAGAAAAAGCGACTGCAGCATCCGCTGGATCTCATCTTCCCGTCCCAATCCCGGTCCCGCACCAATAGCCGAATAACCTTCAAAGCTGTCGATAGCACCAATATGATCAGTACCGGCAATCCTGCACATGGCTTCAGGCACCCTTGATTGAATGATCTCGTAACCAATTCTGGGAATGAAACAGGTGAGTTTGCCTGCGCCGCTTCTGAGACATGCTTTGGCACTGAGCAATGCAGCTCCCATCATTCCCACACTTCCTGCTATCAGTGCCGCATGACCGAAGTTGCCTTTATGCGCAAACTTCTTCCGCGGTTGCAGGATGGCATTTACGATACTCTCATCAATGAACTGGTATTCCGGCGTAATGGTTGAAAGATAATCAGGATGCAGTCCGATATCAAGAATATGTATTGCTCCCAGCCTGTCTGCATTCTCCGCTACCAGGAAAGCTGTTTTATAACATTGAAAGCTGAGTGTATATGTTGCTTCGATCGCCGTTTGGTCTTTGGAACTTTTATCTGCAAACAAACCACTGGGAATATCGATAGCTATAACGGTATTGCCTGATCGATTTATATGCTGCACAACTGCGCTGGTAAGTCCGTCGGGCGGACGGTTGAGGCCTGTTCCCAGCAAAGCATCGATCACAATGGCGTTTGCATCGATGGGGTGGAGGGTGTCAACAGTGGAAATGAATTTGATCACCGCATCGGTCTGGTGGATCCGCGCCAGATTTGTTTGAAAGTCTGCTGTGCCTTTTGCGCCAAATTCAAGTATATACACCGTTACTGCATGACCAGTCTGTGATAACATTCTTGCGATAGCAAGGCCATCACCGCCGTTATTGCCCTTGCCGCAGAAGACAGTGAAAGCATTTTGCTTGAAGCCGTTTTCCATCAGCCAGTCGAAACAGGCAGCGGAAGCACGCTCCATGAGATCGATGCTTTGGATGGGAAGCTCCCTGATGGTGTATTCATCCCATTCGCGGATCCGGGCAGCAGTGAGGATTTGCATAAATGATAGTTGATACGGTAAATCTTGCTGTTTGTTTACGATTACCCGGAACAAAAATAGCAATCCCGGGGCAATAATTATATGTCGCAATCTCCATTTATATGACACATAATTTAAAATATTGCGTCACATAATTTACCTGTGT
This portion of the Pseudobacter ginsenosidimutans genome encodes:
- a CDS encoding NAD(P)H-hydrate dehydratase translates to MQILTAARIREWDEYTIRELPIQSIDLMERASAACFDWLMENGFKQNAFTVFCGKGNNGGDGLAIARMLSQTGHAVTVYILEFGAKGTADFQTNLARIHQTDAVIKFISTVDTLHPIDANAIVIDALLGTGLNRPPDGLTSAVVQHINRSGNTVIAIDIPSGLFADKSSKDQTAIEATYTLSFQCYKTAFLVAENADRLGAIHILDIGLHPDYLSTITPEYQFIDESIVNAILQPRKKFAHKGNFGHAALIAGSVGMMGAALLSAKACLRSGAGKLTCFIPRIGYEIIQSRVPEAMCRIAGTDHIGAIDSFEGYSAIGAGPGLGREDEIQRMLQSLFLQSNATLVLDADALNVLSGNKALMEELPRRTVITPHVKELERLFGAVSGDFERMEMARERSKELGITIVLKGAYSLVATPGGMAWFNSTGNPGMATGGSGDVLTGIITGLAAQGYIPEQAAIAGVFLHGLAGDLAAAAISEQALIASDITAFLGDAFLQLQESSTGE